In Parasegetibacter sp. NRK P23, a single genomic region encodes these proteins:
- a CDS encoding DUF445 domain-containing protein, producing the protein MIYLLPIIAAFTGWITNKIAIKLLFHPRVPVRFMGMTIQGVFPKRQQQFAEKLGKLVSRELLSFDDIKQKIARPENVHKVMPLVEKHIDHFLQVKLGEKMPIVRAFVGESTLNQMKSILMEELEALFPALMEDYMHQVKTDLDLEQIVTRKIAAFSTDKLEAILMQIMSKEFVFIEVIGAVLGFIIGLIQLGLTFL; encoded by the coding sequence ATGATCTACTTACTTCCCATTATCGCGGCGTTCACCGGCTGGATCACCAATAAGATCGCTATTAAATTATTGTTCCATCCCCGGGTGCCTGTCCGGTTCATGGGGATGACCATCCAGGGTGTTTTTCCGAAACGACAACAACAGTTCGCGGAAAAACTGGGGAAACTGGTGAGCAGGGAGTTGCTTTCTTTTGATGATATTAAACAGAAGATAGCCCGTCCGGAGAACGTACACAAAGTAATGCCCCTGGTTGAAAAGCACATCGACCATTTCCTCCAGGTGAAGTTGGGCGAAAAGATGCCCATTGTTCGGGCATTTGTGGGAGAAAGCACGCTGAACCAGATGAAGTCCATCCTGATGGAAGAACTGGAGGCGCTGTTCCCCGCCCTGATGGAAGATTACATGCACCAGGTGAAAACCGACCTCGACCTGGAACAGATCGTGACCCGCAAGATCGCCGCTTTCTCCACCGATAAGCTGGAAGCCATATTGATGCAGATCATGTCGAAAGAATTCGTCTTCATCGAAGTGATCGGGGCGGTGCTGGGTTTCATCATCGGATTGATCCAACTGGGCCTCACATTCCTCTGA